The following are encoded in a window of Streptomyces sp. 11x1 genomic DNA:
- a CDS encoding ABC transporter ATP-binding protein — protein MTELSKTGAAVGEPARAGDAPEAFLEVRDLKVHFPTDDGVVKSVDGLSFQLEKGKTLGIVGESGSGKSVTSLAIMGLHRLGARGKNVRMSGEIWLDGKELVGASPDEVRRLRGREMAMIFQDPLSAMHPYYKVGSQIVEAYRVHHDVSKKVARKRAIELLDRVGIPEPHKRVDGYPHEFSGGMRQRAMIAMALVNNPELLIADEPTTALDVTVQAQILDLIRDLQKEFGSAVIIITHDLGVVAEIADDILVMYGGRCVERGPVDDIFHQPQHPYTWGLLGSMPRIDRAQTDRLIPVKGQPPSLINVPSGCAFNPRCPYADVPKDNVTRTERPELREVGGRHFTACHLSQEDRTRIWTEEIAPKL, from the coding sequence GTGACCGAACTGTCCAAGACCGGGGCCGCCGTCGGCGAGCCCGCACGCGCCGGGGACGCCCCCGAGGCGTTCCTCGAAGTGCGTGACCTCAAGGTGCACTTCCCCACCGACGACGGTGTGGTCAAGTCCGTCGACGGTCTCTCCTTCCAGCTGGAGAAGGGCAAGACCCTCGGCATCGTGGGCGAGTCCGGCTCCGGCAAGTCGGTCACCTCGCTGGCGATCATGGGCCTGCACCGGCTCGGCGCGCGCGGCAAGAACGTGCGGATGTCCGGTGAGATCTGGCTCGACGGCAAGGAACTCGTCGGGGCGAGCCCCGACGAGGTGCGCCGGCTGCGCGGCCGCGAGATGGCGATGATCTTCCAGGACCCGCTGTCCGCGATGCACCCGTACTACAAGGTCGGCAGCCAGATCGTGGAGGCGTACCGCGTTCACCACGACGTCAGCAAGAAGGTCGCCCGCAAGCGCGCCATCGAACTCCTCGACCGCGTCGGCATCCCGGAGCCCCACAAGCGGGTCGACGGCTACCCGCACGAGTTCTCCGGCGGTATGCGCCAGCGCGCCATGATCGCCATGGCCCTGGTCAACAACCCGGAACTGCTGATCGCCGACGAGCCCACCACCGCGCTCGACGTGACCGTCCAGGCACAGATCCTCGACCTGATCCGGGATCTGCAGAAGGAGTTCGGCTCCGCGGTCATCATCATCACGCACGATCTCGGCGTGGTCGCCGAGATCGCCGACGACATCCTCGTGATGTACGGCGGCCGTTGCGTGGAGCGCGGCCCGGTCGACGACATCTTCCACCAGCCCCAGCACCCCTACACCTGGGGCCTGCTCGGCTCGATGCCGCGCATCGACCGCGCGCAGACCGACCGGCTCATCCCGGTCAAGGGCCAGCCGCCGAGCCTCATCAACGTCCCCTCGGGCTGTGCCTTCAACCCGCGCTGCCCCTACGCGGACGTTCCCAAGGACAACGTCACCCGCACCGAGCGCCCCGAGCTGCGCGAGGTCGGCGGCCGCCACTTCACCGCCTGCCACCTGTCGCAGGAGGACCGTACGCGGATCTGGACCGAAGAGATTGCGCCGAAGCTGTGA
- a CDS encoding ABC transporter permease, protein MISYIIRRTIAAVILLLVVTAVTFGIFFILPKLAGQTVDQLAQQYIGKNPTPEDIAAVKRNLGLDLPVYEQYWNFIKGIVSGATYDLGPTTVRCDAPCFGYSFKDHLEVWPQLTSRLPVTISLASGAAVLWLLGGITAGVISALKPGSIFDRAAMGVALAGVSLPMFFTGQLALLLFSYNLEIFGRTYVPFTENPSQWANTLFLPWCSLALLYSAIYARLTRSGMLETMNEDFIRTARAKGLRERKVVVKHGLRAALTPLVTVFGMDVGLLLGGALITESVFSLHGIGEYAVQSISANDLPPILGVTLLAAFFVVFMNLVVDLLYATIDPRVRLS, encoded by the coding sequence GTGATCTCGTACATCATCCGCCGGACGATCGCGGCGGTGATCCTGCTGCTCGTCGTCACCGCGGTCACCTTCGGCATCTTCTTCATCCTGCCGAAGCTCGCCGGGCAGACGGTCGACCAGCTGGCACAGCAGTACATCGGCAAGAACCCCACGCCCGAGGACATCGCGGCGGTCAAGCGGAACCTGGGTCTGGACCTGCCGGTCTACGAGCAGTACTGGAACTTCATCAAGGGCATCGTCTCCGGTGCCACGTACGACCTCGGTCCCACCACGGTCCGCTGCGACGCGCCCTGCTTCGGCTACTCCTTCAAGGACCACCTGGAGGTCTGGCCGCAGCTCACCAGCCGCCTTCCGGTGACCATCTCGCTCGCCTCCGGCGCCGCCGTGCTGTGGTTGCTCGGTGGCATCACGGCCGGTGTCATCTCGGCCCTGAAGCCAGGGTCGATCTTCGACCGGGCCGCGATGGGCGTGGCGCTCGCGGGCGTCTCCCTGCCGATGTTCTTCACCGGACAGCTGGCCCTGCTGCTGTTCAGCTACAACCTGGAGATCTTCGGCAGGACGTACGTCCCCTTCACCGAGAACCCCTCGCAGTGGGCCAACACCCTCTTCCTGCCGTGGTGTTCGCTGGCGCTCCTCTACTCGGCCATCTACGCCCGGCTCACCCGCTCGGGCATGCTGGAGACGATGAACGAGGACTTCATCCGCACCGCGCGGGCCAAGGGCCTGCGCGAGCGCAAGGTGGTCGTCAAGCACGGTCTGAGGGCCGCGCTGACCCCGCTGGTGACCGTCTTCGGCATGGACGTCGGTCTGCTCCTCGGCGGTGCCCTGATCACCGAGAGCGTGTTCTCTCTGCACGGCATTGGTGAGTACGCGGTCCAGTCGATCAGCGCCAACGACCTGCCCCCGATCCTCGGGGTGACCCTGCTCGCGGCGTTCTTCGTCGTCTTCATGAACCTTGTGGTGGACCTGCTGTACGCCACGATCGACCCGCGGGTGAGGCTCTCGTGA
- a CDS encoding ABC transporter substrate-binding protein — MRRSAMAAVAVASAAGLLLSACSKADDGTDDAPKGAGANAATKGVVNESTEKGGTVTYASTDTPESLDPGNMYYAYGFNFSRLYARPLMTFKPGPGEKGNELVPDLAESAGTPSDGGKTWTYKIRQGVKFEDGTVVTSKDVKYAVERSNFARDVLSSGPNYFQQLLEGGDKYKGPYEDKNEAGISSLETPDDNTIVFKLNKPFADFDYLASMPQTAPVPKAKDTGVDYTKKVVSTGSYKFEKYDEGKQIVLVRNPEWDAKTDPLRKQYPDKIVVNLKVNKATIDKDVMAGDTMIDIQGTGVDAQTQAQVLKDKDELANTDNALGGRLVYTAINTKVAPFDNVECRKAVQYAIDKVAVQTAMGGPIRGDIASTVLPTDVTGYEKADTYATPDNKGDVTKAKEHLKACGKEGGFKTSISARTDRQGEVDAATAIVEALKKVGIEADIKQYPSGKYFSDYAGVPAFNKKNDIGLIMMQWGADWPTGYGFLQQIVHGKAIGESGNTNLSELDDPAINKLLDDAIGNTDEAARTAAYTEVDKKVMEQAAIVPLTYFKVLLYRSPYATNLVSSSAFSGQYDYLNIGAKEKK; from the coding sequence ATGAGAAGGTCAGCAATGGCCGCGGTCGCGGTTGCGAGCGCCGCCGGACTGCTTCTGTCCGCCTGCAGCAAGGCGGATGACGGCACGGACGACGCCCCCAAGGGCGCCGGCGCCAACGCCGCGACCAAGGGTGTCGTGAACGAGTCGACGGAGAAGGGCGGCACGGTCACCTACGCCAGCACCGACACCCCCGAGTCCCTCGACCCGGGCAACATGTACTACGCGTACGGCTTCAACTTCAGCCGCCTCTACGCGCGTCCGTTGATGACGTTCAAGCCCGGCCCCGGCGAGAAGGGCAACGAGCTCGTCCCCGACCTGGCCGAGAGCGCGGGCACGCCCAGCGACGGCGGCAAGACCTGGACGTACAAGATCCGCCAGGGCGTCAAGTTCGAGGACGGCACCGTCGTCACCTCGAAGGACGTCAAGTACGCGGTCGAGCGCTCGAACTTCGCGCGCGACGTGCTCTCCTCCGGCCCCAACTACTTCCAGCAGCTGCTGGAAGGCGGGGACAAGTACAAGGGCCCGTACGAGGACAAGAACGAGGCGGGCATCTCGTCCCTCGAGACGCCGGACGACAACACCATCGTCTTCAAGCTCAACAAGCCCTTCGCCGACTTCGACTACCTGGCGAGCATGCCGCAGACGGCTCCGGTGCCGAAGGCCAAGGACACCGGCGTCGACTACACCAAGAAGGTCGTCTCCACCGGCTCGTACAAGTTCGAGAAGTACGACGAGGGCAAGCAGATAGTCCTCGTCCGCAACCCCGAGTGGGACGCCAAGACGGACCCGCTGCGCAAGCAGTACCCGGACAAGATCGTGGTGAACCTGAAGGTCAACAAGGCCACCATCGACAAGGACGTGATGGCCGGCGACACCATGATCGACATCCAGGGCACCGGTGTCGACGCCCAGACCCAGGCCCAGGTCCTCAAGGACAAGGACGAGCTGGCCAACACCGACAACGCGCTCGGCGGCCGTCTGGTCTACACGGCGATCAACACCAAGGTCGCGCCCTTCGACAACGTCGAGTGCCGCAAGGCCGTCCAGTACGCGATCGACAAGGTCGCCGTGCAGACCGCGATGGGCGGCCCGATCCGCGGCGACATCGCCTCCACCGTGCTGCCGACCGACGTCACGGGCTACGAGAAGGCCGACACGTACGCCACTCCGGACAACAAGGGTGACGTCACCAAGGCCAAGGAGCACCTGAAGGCCTGTGGCAAGGAAGGCGGCTTCAAGACCTCCATCTCCGCCCGCACCGACCGTCAGGGCGAGGTCGACGCGGCCACCGCGATCGTCGAGGCGCTGAAGAAGGTCGGCATCGAGGCCGACATCAAGCAGTACCCGTCGGGCAAGTACTTCTCGGACTACGCGGGCGTGCCCGCGTTCAACAAGAAGAACGACATCGGCCTGATCATGATGCAGTGGGGCGCCGACTGGCCGACCGGCTACGGCTTCCTGCAGCAGATCGTGCACGGCAAGGCCATCGGCGAGTCCGGTAACACCAACCTCTCCGAGCTGGACGACCCGGCGATCAACAAGCTGCTGGACGACGCGATCGGCAACACCGACGAGGCCGCCCGCACCGCCGCGTACACCGAGGTCGACAAGAAGGTCATGGAGCAGGCCGCCATCGTGCCGCTGACCTACTTCAAGGTCCTGCTGTACCGCTCGCCGTACGCCACCAACCTGGTGTCGTCCTCGGCCTTCAGCGGTCAGTACGACTACCTCAACATCGGTGCCAAGGAAAAGAAGTAG
- a CDS encoding ABC transporter permease, with product MTAPIETTGAQTDAQPEAVLEGVEAEKIEGRSLGQIAWTRFKRDKVAVAGGIIVVLLILIAALSRPLQSLLGLDPNAFNQDLIDPNTSLPKGDFGGMSWDHPLGVEPKFGRDILARILEGSWVSLVVAFGATLLSNAIGVVLGLVAGYYGGRVDTIVSRLMDTFLAFPLLLFAIAISATLQGGAFGLEGLPLHISVLIFVIGFFNWPYMGRIVRGQTLALREREFIDASRGMGAGGPYVLFKELLPNLVAPIIVYSTLLIPTNIIFEASLSFLGVGIQPPQASWGGMLNQAVDFFEVDPQYMIVPGLAIFITVLAFNLLGDGLRDALDPRSR from the coding sequence GTGACCGCACCGATCGAGACCACTGGGGCGCAGACCGACGCTCAGCCCGAAGCCGTGCTGGAAGGTGTCGAGGCCGAGAAGATCGAGGGCCGTTCCCTCGGTCAGATCGCCTGGACCCGCTTCAAGCGCGACAAGGTGGCGGTCGCCGGCGGCATCATCGTCGTCCTGCTGATCCTGATCGCGGCCCTCTCCCGGCCCCTGCAGTCGCTGCTCGGCCTCGACCCCAACGCCTTCAACCAGGACCTGATCGACCCCAACACCTCCCTCCCCAAGGGTGACTTCGGCGGGATGAGCTGGGACCACCCGCTCGGTGTCGAGCCGAAGTTCGGCCGCGACATCCTCGCCCGCATCCTGGAGGGCTCCTGGGTCTCCCTGGTGGTGGCCTTCGGCGCGACGCTCCTGTCGAACGCCATCGGCGTGGTGCTGGGCCTGGTCGCCGGCTACTACGGCGGCCGGGTCGACACGATCGTGAGCCGGCTGATGGACACCTTCCTGGCGTTCCCGCTGCTGCTGTTCGCCATCGCCATCTCCGCGACGCTCCAGGGCGGCGCCTTCGGCCTCGAAGGACTGCCGCTGCACATCTCGGTGCTGATCTTCGTCATCGGTTTCTTCAACTGGCCGTACATGGGGCGCATCGTGCGCGGTCAGACCCTGGCGCTGCGCGAGCGGGAGTTCATCGACGCCTCGCGCGGGATGGGCGCCGGCGGCCCGTACGTCCTGTTCAAGGAACTGCTGCCCAACCTCGTCGCGCCGATCATCGTCTACTCGACCCTGCTGATCCCGACCAACATCATCTTCGAGGCGTCGCTCAGCTTCCTCGGGGTCGGGATCCAGCCGCCGCAGGCATCCTGGGGCGGCATGCTCAACCAGGCGGTCGACTTCTTCGAGGTCGACCCGCAATACATGATCGTTCCCGGCCTCGCGATCTTCATCACGGTGCTGGCCTTCAACCTTCTCGGTGACGGCCTCCGGGACGCCCTCGACCCCCGCAGCCGCTGA
- a CDS encoding enhanced serine sensitivity protein SseB C-terminal domain-containing protein, producing the protein MLRQVTPGRYDAYEALLRALATPSSGQIWMLLWHGQAGSPDAQYGNMEVDGFNYAPCVTSAQELSASGWNRSYEVVDGLDVARTLYPDHYGLWLNPHAPGGGVGIPWLDLRRIATGLERQPAGPLRLSEPAIEIPQFYALLTQNAHRTPAVRSLRRAWVQPALGAPYLAIGLDVYDTSPPAVDSVRAMMQQSVGAVPDGLPVSTVAMSDEYDPVAMWLRAGARPFYDREAHAPAPAQAPAAGYGYPGPPSY; encoded by the coding sequence ATGCTGCGCCAGGTGACGCCGGGGCGTTACGACGCCTACGAGGCGCTGCTGCGTGCCCTCGCCACCCCGTCCTCCGGCCAGATCTGGATGCTGCTCTGGCACGGCCAGGCGGGCTCCCCGGACGCCCAGTACGGGAACATGGAAGTCGACGGGTTCAACTACGCCCCGTGTGTGACCTCCGCCCAGGAGCTCTCCGCCAGTGGCTGGAACCGCAGTTACGAGGTGGTCGACGGCCTCGACGTGGCCCGCACCCTCTACCCCGACCACTACGGCCTCTGGCTCAACCCGCACGCGCCGGGCGGCGGCGTCGGCATTCCCTGGCTCGACCTGCGCCGGATCGCGACCGGCCTGGAGCGGCAGCCCGCCGGCCCCCTCAGACTGTCCGAACCGGCCATCGAGATCCCGCAGTTCTACGCCCTGCTGACACAGAACGCCCACCGCACGCCCGCCGTGCGCTCGCTGCGCCGCGCCTGGGTGCAGCCCGCGCTCGGCGCGCCGTACCTGGCCATCGGCCTCGACGTGTACGACACCTCGCCGCCGGCCGTCGACTCGGTGCGGGCGATGATGCAGCAGTCCGTCGGCGCGGTCCCGGACGGGCTGCCCGTCTCCACCGTCGCCATGTCCGACGAGTACGACCCGGTCGCCATGTGGCTGCGCGCGGGCGCCCGCCCCTTCTACGACCGCGAGGCCCACGCCCCGGCCCCCGCCCAGGCCCCGGCCGCAGGGTACGGCTACCCGGGGCCGCCCTCGTACTGA
- a CDS encoding enhanced serine sensitivity protein SseB, with translation MDFPADFPAQAYPHGHGGWPGNELEEVLSASLGVPQAGARIVEVLARSFVWVPLPEGGGPQSGQLDLPTMEFDGQAYVPVFSSEEQFRQVVGNHMSYTIAPAVEFARGLPPQVGLALNPDGVVGIPLPPPAVAELCRAGRTPLDGTASGARVRLFEPDWQEDPVDFLAAASAEFAGTGVVLSARRCLATVETADPVMFIGVELVSWEADRSLPLAALGRVLTKAPVPWPVNMVFLDVAQDPVGDWLREKVRPFYQQGY, from the coding sequence ATGGACTTCCCGGCGGACTTTCCGGCACAGGCGTATCCCCATGGGCACGGCGGATGGCCCGGCAACGAGCTGGAGGAGGTGCTGTCCGCCTCGCTCGGGGTGCCCCAGGCAGGGGCGCGGATCGTGGAGGTGCTGGCCCGCAGCTTCGTGTGGGTGCCGCTGCCGGAGGGCGGCGGCCCGCAGAGCGGTCAGCTCGACCTGCCGACCATGGAGTTCGACGGGCAGGCGTACGTGCCGGTCTTCAGCTCCGAGGAACAGTTCCGGCAGGTCGTCGGCAACCACATGTCGTACACGATCGCCCCGGCCGTCGAGTTCGCGCGGGGTCTGCCCCCGCAGGTCGGACTCGCCCTCAACCCCGACGGAGTCGTGGGCATCCCGCTGCCGCCGCCCGCCGTGGCCGAGCTGTGCCGGGCCGGCCGGACCCCGCTGGACGGAACGGCGAGCGGTGCGCGGGTCCGCCTCTTCGAACCGGACTGGCAGGAGGATCCGGTGGACTTCCTGGCCGCGGCCTCCGCCGAGTTCGCCGGCACCGGAGTCGTCCTCTCCGCCCGCCGCTGCCTCGCCACCGTCGAGACCGCCGACCCCGTGATGTTCATCGGCGTCGAGCTGGTCTCCTGGGAGGCGGACCGCTCCCTCCCCCTCGCCGCCCTCGGCCGGGTCCTCACCAAGGCGCCCGTCCCCTGGCCGGTCAACATGGTCTTCCTGGACGTGGCCCAGGACCCGGTGGGCGACTGGCTCCGCGAAAAGGTACGCCCCTTCTACCAACAGGGCTACTGA
- a CDS encoding AAA family ATPase, producing MTVNRTRAYATTSGVAMPKQPIAPAGAACGPFPRAVVRDLRGRSGRSPHELSFGPDDLVVVTGLPGSGKSTLMRRAVPGTRIDSQDTRDRFDDRFARHLPYAVYRPFVRLAHYAGLRRALRSGEGVVVHDCGAQAWVRNWLAREARRRGGTLHLLLLDVTPGEARDGQRERGRGVSRYAFARHRGAMTRLLRAVEKGRLPKGCGAAVLIDRAAADVLKRIDFPRS from the coding sequence ATCACGGTGAACAGGACCAGGGCGTACGCGACGACCTCGGGTGTCGCGATGCCCAAGCAGCCCATCGCACCGGCCGGTGCGGCCTGCGGCCCGTTCCCGAGGGCGGTCGTCCGCGACCTCCGGGGGCGGTCCGGGCGCAGTCCCCACGAGCTGTCCTTCGGGCCGGACGACCTGGTGGTCGTCACCGGGCTCCCCGGCAGCGGCAAGTCGACCCTGATGCGGCGGGCCGTGCCCGGCACTCGCATCGATTCCCAGGACACGCGCGACCGCTTCGACGACCGCTTCGCCCGCCATCTGCCGTACGCCGTCTACCGCCCCTTCGTGCGCCTCGCGCACTACGCCGGGCTGCGACGCGCCCTCCGCTCGGGGGAGGGCGTGGTCGTGCACGACTGCGGGGCACAGGCGTGGGTGCGCAACTGGCTCGCGCGCGAGGCCCGCCGCCGGGGCGGCACGCTGCACCTGCTGTTGCTCGACGTCACTCCCGGCGAGGCCCGGGACGGGCAGCGGGAGCGGGGCCGGGGCGTCTCCCGGTACGCGTTCGCCCGGCACCGGGGGGCGATGACCCGGCTGCTTCGGGCGGTGGAGAAGGGGAGACTGCCCAAGGGGTGCGGGGCGGCCGTCCTCATCGACCGGGCCGCCGCCGATGTCCTGAAGCGGATCGACTTCCCACGCTCCTGA
- the gcvT gene encoding glycine cleavage system aminomethyltransferase GcvT, with protein MSSSSTTEPRRTALDALHRSLGATMTDFAGWDMPLRYGSERDEHLAVRTKAGLFDLSHMGEITVTGPQAATLLNHALVGNIGSVGVGRARYTMICREDGGILDDLIVYRLGETEYLVVANASNAQVVLDALVERSAGFDAEVRDDRDAYALLAVQGPESPGILASLTDADLDGLKYYAGLPGTVAGVPALIARTGYTGEDGFELFVKPEHAVELWQALTKAGEGVGLVPCGLSCRDTLRLEAGMPLYGHELSTALTPFDAGLGRVVKFEKEGDFVGRAALREAAEHANHEPPRVLVGLVAEGRRVPRAGYPVVADGQVIGEVTSGAPSPTLGKPIAMAYVDAAHSAPGTAGVGVDIRGSHEPYEVVALPFYKRQK; from the coding sequence ATGAGCAGCAGCTCCACCACTGAACCGCGCCGTACCGCGCTCGACGCCCTGCACCGCTCGCTCGGCGCGACGATGACCGACTTCGCGGGCTGGGACATGCCCCTGCGCTACGGCTCCGAGCGGGACGAGCACCTCGCCGTCCGCACGAAGGCCGGCCTCTTCGACCTCTCCCACATGGGCGAGATCACGGTGACCGGACCGCAGGCCGCAACTCTCCTGAACCACGCCCTCGTGGGCAACATCGGCAGCGTCGGCGTCGGCCGTGCCCGCTACACCATGATCTGCCGCGAGGACGGCGGCATCCTCGACGACCTGATCGTCTACCGGCTGGGCGAGACCGAGTACCTGGTCGTCGCGAACGCCTCCAACGCCCAGGTGGTGCTGGACGCGCTCGTGGAGCGTTCCGCCGGCTTCGACGCCGAGGTGCGCGACGACCGGGACGCCTATGCGCTGCTGGCCGTGCAGGGCCCCGAGTCGCCCGGGATCCTGGCCTCCCTCACCGACGCCGACCTCGACGGCCTGAAGTACTACGCGGGGCTGCCCGGCACGGTCGCCGGGGTGCCCGCGCTGATCGCCCGCACCGGCTACACCGGCGAGGACGGCTTCGAGCTGTTCGTGAAGCCGGAGCACGCGGTCGAGCTGTGGCAGGCGCTGACGAAGGCGGGCGAGGGCGTCGGCCTGGTGCCGTGCGGGCTGTCCTGCCGGGACACGCTCCGGCTGGAGGCGGGCATGCCGCTGTACGGGCATGAGCTGTCGACCGCGCTGACGCCCTTCGACGCCGGGCTCGGGCGGGTCGTGAAGTTCGAGAAGGAGGGCGACTTCGTGGGCCGCGCGGCCCTGCGCGAGGCCGCCGAGCACGCCAACCACGAGCCGCCGCGCGTCCTCGTCGGGCTGGTCGCCGAGGGCCGCCGGGTGCCGCGCGCCGGCTACCCGGTCGTCGCCGACGGCCAGGTGATCGGCGAGGTCACCTCGGGCGCCCCCTCCCCCACGCTGGGCAAGCCGATCGCGATGGCGTACGTCGACGCCGCGCACTCCGCGCCGGGTACGGCCGGTGTGGGCGTGGACATCCGGGGCAGCCACGAGCCGTACGAGGTCGTGGCGCTGCCCTTCTACAAGCGCCAGAAGTAG
- the gcvH gene encoding glycine cleavage system protein GcvH codes for MSNPQQLRYSKEHEWLSVAEDGVSTVGITEFAANALGDVVYAQLPEVGSTVTAGETCGELESTKSVSDLYSPVSGEITEINEDVVSDPSLVNTAPFEGGWLFKVRVAEEPDDLLSADEYVAHTAG; via the coding sequence ATGAGCAACCCCCAGCAGCTGCGCTACAGCAAGGAGCACGAGTGGCTGTCGGTCGCCGAGGACGGCGTCTCGACGGTCGGCATCACGGAGTTCGCGGCGAACGCGCTCGGCGATGTCGTCTACGCCCAGCTCCCCGAGGTGGGCTCCACGGTGACCGCGGGCGAGACCTGTGGCGAACTGGAGTCCACGAAGTCGGTCAGCGACCTGTACTCGCCGGTCTCCGGTGAGATCACCGAGATCAACGAGGACGTCGTGAGCGACCCGTCGCTGGTGAACACCGCCCCCTTCGAGGGCGGGTGGCTGTTCAAGGTGCGCGTCGCGGAGGAGCCGGACGACCTGCTCTCCGCCGACGAGTACGTCGCCCACACCGCCGGCTGA
- the glyA gene encoding serine hydroxymethyltransferase — protein MSLLNTPLHELDPDVAAAVDAELHRQQSTLEMIASENFAPVAVMEAQGSVLTNKYAEGYPGRRYYGGCEHVDVAEQIAIDRVKELFGAEYANVQPHSGASANQAALFALAQPGDTILGLDLAHGGHLTHGMRLNFSGKQFEVVAYHVDTATGLVDMAELERLAKEHRPKVIIAGWSAYPRQLDFAEFRRIADGVGARLWVDMAHFAGLVAAGLHPNPVPYADVVTSTTHKTLGGPRGGIILAKKEFAKKLNSSVFPGFQGGPLEHVIAAKAVSFKVAASEEFKERQRRTVEGARILAERLTAPDAREAGVDVLSGGTDVHLILVDLRHSELDGQQAEDRLHEVGITVNRNAVPNDPRPPMVTSGLRIGTPALATRGFTAEDFTEVADVIAEALKPAYDAEALKTRVKALADKHPLYPGLGK, from the coding sequence ATGTCGCTTCTGAACACGCCCCTGCACGAGTTGGACCCGGACGTCGCGGCCGCCGTCGACGCCGAGCTGCACCGTCAGCAGTCCACCCTGGAGATGATCGCCTCGGAGAACTTCGCTCCGGTGGCGGTCATGGAGGCGCAGGGGTCGGTCCTGACCAACAAGTACGCCGAGGGCTACCCGGGCCGCCGCTACTACGGCGGCTGTGAGCATGTCGACGTCGCCGAGCAGATCGCCATCGACCGGGTGAAGGAGCTGTTCGGCGCCGAGTACGCCAACGTGCAGCCGCACTCGGGCGCCTCCGCCAACCAGGCCGCGCTGTTCGCCCTCGCCCAGCCCGGCGACACCATCCTCGGGCTGGACCTGGCGCACGGCGGCCACCTCACCCACGGCATGCGGCTGAACTTCTCGGGCAAGCAGTTCGAGGTCGTCGCCTACCACGTGGACACCGCGACCGGCCTGGTCGACATGGCGGAGCTGGAGCGCCTGGCCAAGGAGCACCGGCCCAAGGTGATCATCGCGGGCTGGTCGGCGTACCCGCGTCAGCTGGACTTCGCGGAGTTCCGCCGGATCGCCGACGGGGTCGGCGCCCGTCTGTGGGTGGACATGGCGCACTTCGCGGGTCTGGTCGCGGCCGGGCTGCACCCCAACCCGGTGCCCTACGCCGACGTGGTCACCTCCACGACCCACAAGACGCTCGGCGGGCCGCGCGGCGGCATCATCCTGGCGAAGAAGGAGTTCGCGAAGAAGCTGAACTCCTCGGTGTTCCCCGGTTTCCAGGGCGGCCCGCTGGAGCACGTCATCGCGGCGAAGGCGGTGTCCTTCAAGGTCGCCGCGTCGGAGGAGTTCAAGGAGCGCCAGCGGCGCACGGTCGAGGGCGCGCGGATCCTGGCGGAGCGGCTGACGGCCCCGGACGCCCGTGAGGCCGGTGTCGACGTGCTCTCCGGCGGCACCGACGTGCATCTGATCCTGGTCGACCTGCGCCATTCCGAGCTGGACGGGCAGCAGGCCGAGGACCGCCTCCACGAGGTCGGCATCACCGTCAACCGCAACGCGGTCCCCAACGACCCGCGTCCGCCGATGGTCACCTCCGGCCTGCGCATCGGCACGCCCGCGCTGGCCACCCGCGGCTTCACCGCCGAGGACTTCACCGAGGTCGCCGACGTCATCGCCGAGGCGCTCAAGCCGGCCTACGACGCCGAGGCGCTCAAGACCCGGGTCAAGGCACTCGCCGACAAGCACCCGCTCTACCCGGGGCTGGGGAAGTAA